One window of the Anomalospiza imberbis isolate Cuckoo-Finch-1a 21T00152 chromosome 12, ASM3175350v1, whole genome shotgun sequence genome contains the following:
- the ZNF319 gene encoding zinc finger protein 319, whose translation MSESWQQQQQQPQQPPPPQQHHAGAAALPEHSIPPSTADNPLGCAVYGILLQPDPGLQHHQHAPIQAGEPSHKCGVCGHDLAHLSNPHEHQCLPSHDRSFQCTQCLKIFHQATDLLEHQCIQVEQKPFVCGVCKMGFSLLTSLAQHHNVHNGNAMKCSICEKTYKPPEVEHSQPLDPSEKPYSCSICQKTFKHLSELSRHERIHTGEKPYKCTLCDKSFSQSSHLVHHKRTHSSERPYKCTVCEKTFKHRSHLVRHMYAHSGEHLFKCNVCELHFKESSELLQHPCTPSGERPFRCGECQKAFKRPSDLRQHERTHSEERPFKCDLCQMSFKQQYALMRHRRTHKAEERFKCNLCEKGFVQPSHLVYHQHVHGIENLFKCNVCQKGFNQSSELLRHKCVQNAERPFKCAVCNKSYKRASALQKHQLAHCAEKPLKCTLCERRFFSSSEFVQHRCDPAREKPLKCPDCEKRFKYASDLQRHRRVHTGEKPYKCSSCEKAFKQREHLNKHHSVHAREQQYKCMWCGERFLDLGLLQEHSVQHTAEGAYQVAACLP comes from the coding sequence aTGTCAGAAagctggcagcagcaacagcagcaaccaCAGCAGCCGCCGCCACCGCAGCAGCACCACGCTGGGGCAGCCGCCCTCCCAGAGCACTCCAtccctcccagcactgctgacaaCCCCCTGGGCTGTGCCGTGTACGGCATCCTGCTCCAGCCGGACCCCGGACTGCAGCACCACCAGCACGCCCCCATCCAGGCTGGAGAGCCATCCCACAAGTGCGGTGTGTGTGGCCATGACCTCGCTCACCTCTCCAACCCCCATGAGCACCAGTGCTTGCCAAGCCATGACCGTTCTTTCCAGTGTACCCAGTGCCTGAAGATCTTCCACCAGGCCACCGACCTCCTTGAACACCAGTGTATCCAGGTGGAGCAGAAGCCCTTTGTGTGCGGGGTTTGCAAGATGGGCTTCTCCCTCCTGACCTCGCTGGCGCAGCACCACAATGTCCACAACGGCAACGCTATGAAGTGCTCTATCTGTGAGAAGACCTACAAGCCTCCCGAGGTAGAGCATTCGCAGCCTCTCGACCCCTCGGAGAAGCCCTACAGCTGCTCCATCTGTCAGAAAACCTTCAAGCACCTCTCGGAGCTGTCCCGGCACGAGCGCATCCACACGGGCGAGAAGCCGTACAAGTGCACACTGTGTGACAAGAGCTTCAGCCAGTCCTCCCACCTGGTGCACCACAAACGGACGCACAGCTCGGAGCGGCCCTACAAGTGCACGGTGTGCGAGAAGACCTTCAAGCACCGGTCCCACCTGGTGCGCCACATGTACGCACACTCGGGGGAGCACCTCTTCAAGTGCAACGTCTGCGAGCTGCACTTCAAGGAATCCtcggagctgctgcagcaccccTGCACGCCCAGCGGGGAGCGGCCCTTCCGCTGCGGGGAGTGCCAGAAGGCCTTCAAGCGTCCCTCGGACCTGCGGCAGCACGAGCGCACGCACAGCGAGGAGCGGCCCTTCAAGTGCGACCTGTGCCAGATGAGCTTCAAGCAGCAGTACGCGCTCATGCGTCACCGCCGCACGCACAAGGCCGAGGAGCGCTTCAAGTGCAACCTGTGCGAGAAGGGCTTCGTGCAGCCCTCGCACTTGGTGTACCACCAGCACGTGCACGGCATAGAGAACCTCTTCAAGTGCAACGTGTGCCAGAAAGGCTTCAACCAGTCCTCAGAACTGCTGCGGCACAAGTGCGTGCAGAACGCGGAGCGGCCCTTCAAGTGCGCGGTGTGCAACAAGTCCTACAAGCGGGCCTCGGCTCTGCAGAAGCACCAGCTGGCTCACTGCGCCGAGAAGCCGCTCAAGTGCACGCTCTGCGAGAGACGTTTCTTCTCCTCCTCGGAGTTCGTGCAGCACCGCTGCGACCCGGCCCGCGAGAAGCCCCTCAAGTGCCCCGACTGTGAAAAGCGGTTCAAGTACGCGTCGGACCTGCAGCGCCACCGGCGCGTGCACACGGGcgagaagccctacaagtgctcCTCCTGCGAGAAGGCCTTCAAGCAGCGCGAGCACCTCAACAAGCACCACAGCGTGCATGCCCGGGAGCAGCAGTACAAGTGCATGTGGTGTGGGGAACGGTTCCTGGACTTGggcctgctgcaggagcacagcgTCCAGCACACGGCCGAGGGTGCCTACCAGGTGGCTGCCTGCTTGCCATGA
- the USB1 gene encoding U6 snRNA phosphodiesterase 1, translating into MSAALVGYSSSEEEQEQEEEGGNRGSGAQGSAGASAGRPRLPAPAGLPGEPDPEEAVSDDSSRHGGRVRGFPHERGNWATHVYLPYIAQEEFLELLELLVSRARTYVPSLAAMEEFHLSLSQCVVLRYHWIEPFVRSLRERLAAFHRFFCVADQVKVYTNQNKTRTFIGLEVSAGHFQLLELVSEVDGVLEEFDLPTFYKDPSFHISLAWCVGDLSGRLEGQCLRELQDIVDGFEESALLLRIQWEQIRCKSGNKYFSFPLR; encoded by the exons ATGAGCGCCGCGCTCGTGGGGTACAGCAGCTccgaggaggagcaggagcaggaggaggaaggggggaaCCGGGGCAGCGGCGCGCAGGGGTCCGCCGGGGCCAG CGCCGGCCGCCCCCGCCTGCCCGCGCCCGCCGGCCTGCCGGGAGAGCCGGACCCGGAGGAGGCCGTGAGCGATGACAGCTCCCGGCACGGCGGCCGCGTGCGCGGCTTCCCCCACGAGCGGGGCAACTGGGCCACGCACGTCTACCTGCCCT ACATTGCCCAGGAGGaattcctggagctgctggagctgctggtgtcCCGCGCCCGCACCTACGTCCCGTCGCTGGCTGCCATGGAGGAGTTCCACCTGAGCCTCTCGCAGTGCGTGGTGCTGCGCTACCACTGGATAGAGCCCTTCGTCCGCTCCCTCAGGGAGCGCCTGGCCGCCTTCCACAG GTTCTTCTGCGTGGCTGACCAAGTGAAGGTTTACACCAACCAGAACAAAACCAG GACCTTTATTGGCTTGGAGGTCTCTGCTGggcatttccagctgctggagctggtcTCAGAGGTGGACGGCGTTCTAGAGGAATTTGACCTTCCCACATTCTACAAG GACCCATCGTTCCACATCAGCTTGGCCTGGTGTGTCGGGGACCTGTCTGGCAGGCTGGAAGGGCAGTGTCTGCGGGagctccag GACATTGTGGATGGGTTTGAGGAGTCAGCACTCCTGCTGCGTATCCAATGGGAGCAAATCCGCTGCAAGTCAGGGAACAAGTACTTCTCCTTCCCcttgaggtag